One genomic segment of Sphaerodactylus townsendi isolate TG3544 linkage group LG07, MPM_Stown_v2.3, whole genome shotgun sequence includes these proteins:
- the ARSK gene encoding arylsulfatase K isoform X2, whose amino-acid sequence MGKEGRNQASSSSIVALIFLLQPFALRGIVEAKPLPGTDSCRGCGKLNVVVVMCDSFDGRLTFYPGNETVILPFINLMKRDGSLFLNAYTNSPICCPSRAAMWSGLFNHLTESWNNFKGLDPNYTTWMNLMEKHGYYTQKYGKIDYTSGHHSLSNRVEAWTRNVDFLLQQEGENHGASTFLTSPYWLERVKYKAIRIPKWSPFSELHPVDYYSSYTKNCTGKFTQKEIRDIRAHYYAMCAETDAMLGEIISALNETGLLKNTLIIFTADHGELAMEHRQFYKMSMYEASSHIPLLIMGPSIKSQHISGVVSLVDIYPTLLDAARIPIPKNLSGYSLLPLILEKTENNIPPRKQHPGWVLSEFHGCNVNSSTYMLRTGKWKYIAYSDDHSVSPQLFDLSADPDELTNVATKFPKMTQSLNRKLHSIIDYPKVSALVEQYNKQEFIKWKHSVEQNYSDILANLRWHQDWKKHPKKYEYEIDKWIKGNMNV is encoded by the exons ATGGGCAAGGAGGGCAGAAATCAAGCGTCTTCTTCTAGCATAGTTGCCTTGATCTTCCTGCTCCAGCCTTTTGCCCTCAGGGGGATTGTGGAGGCGAAACCTCTGCCCGGCACTGATAGTTGCAGAGGTTGTGGAAAACTTAACGTTGTGGTGGTGATGTGTGATTCTTTC GATGGAAGGCTGACATTTTACCCAGGAAATGAGACAGTAATCTTGCCTTTCATAAATCTCATGAAGAGAGATGGCAGTCTCTTTCTTAATGCCTACACCAATTCTCCAATATGTTGTCCTTCCCGTGCGG CTATGTGGAGTGGTCTCTTCAATCACTTAACAGAGTCCTGGAATAACTTCAAGGGCTTAGATCCAAATTACACAACATGGATGAACCTCATGGAAAAGCATGGCtactatacacagaaatatgGCAAAATAGATTATACTTCAGGTCATCACTCTCTAAG TAACCGAGTAGAAGCTTGGACCCGGAATGTTGATTTTTTGCTTCAGCAAGAAG GAGAAAATCACGGAGCATCCACATTTCTGACCTCTCCATATTGGCTTGAAAGG GTAAAATATAAAGCCATAAGGATTCCAAAATGGTCTCCATTTTCAGAGTTGCACCCAGTAGATTATTATTCTTCTTACACCAAAAATTGCACTGGGAAATTTACACAGAAAGAAATAAGAGATATCCGAGCACATTATTATGCCATGTGTGCAGAGACAGACGCCATGCTTG GTGAAATAATTTCTGCTCTAAATGAAACCGGACTACTCAAAAATACTCTTATAATATTTACTGCTGATCATGGAGAACTTGCTATGGAACATAGACAGTTTTATAAAATGAGCATGTATGAAGCAAGTTCTCATATTCCTCTCCTAATAATGGGGCCAAGCATTAAATCTCAGCACATATCCGGTGTGGTGTCACTTGTGGATATCTATCCTACCTTGCTCg ATGCCGCTCGTATACCAATACCTAAAAACCTCAGTGGATATTCATTGTTGCCTTTGATATtggaaaagacagaaaataacATTCCACCCAGAAAACAACATCCTGGTTGGGTCCTGAGTGAATTTCATGGCTGCAATGTGAATTCTTCTACCTACATGCTGCGAACTGGCAAATGGAAATACATAGCTTATTCAGACGATCATTCAGTATCTCCTCAGTTGTTTG ACCTCTCTGCTGATCCAGATGAACTGACAAATGTAGCAACGAAGTTTCCAAAAATGACCCAATCTTTAAACAGAAAACTTCATTCCATTATTGACTATCCAAAAGTCTCTGCCCTTGTTGAACAATACAACAAGCAGGAGTTTATCAAATGGAAACATAGTGTAGAACAAAATTATTCAGATATCTTAGCTAACCTTAGATGGCATCAGGACTGGAAGAAGCATCCAAAGAAGTATGAATATGAGATTGATAAATGGATTAAAGGGAATATGAATGTATGA
- the ARSK gene encoding arylsulfatase K isoform X1, producing MGKEGRNQASSSSIVALIFLLQPFALRGIVEAKPLPGTDSCRGCGKLNVVVVMCDSFDGRLTFYPGNETVILPFINLMKRDGSLFLNAYTNSPICCPSRAAMWSGLFNHLTESWNNFKGLDPNYTTWMNLMEKHGYYTQKYGKIDYTSGHHSLSNRVEAWTRNVDFLLQQEGRPVAKLIGDKKYVRIMKKDWEITDKAATWIRVKTTNLTQPFVLYLGLNLPHPYPSPSSGENHGASTFLTSPYWLERVKYKAIRIPKWSPFSELHPVDYYSSYTKNCTGKFTQKEIRDIRAHYYAMCAETDAMLGEIISALNETGLLKNTLIIFTADHGELAMEHRQFYKMSMYEASSHIPLLIMGPSIKSQHISGVVSLVDIYPTLLDAARIPIPKNLSGYSLLPLILEKTENNIPPRKQHPGWVLSEFHGCNVNSSTYMLRTGKWKYIAYSDDHSVSPQLFDLSADPDELTNVATKFPKMTQSLNRKLHSIIDYPKVSALVEQYNKQEFIKWKHSVEQNYSDILANLRWHQDWKKHPKKYEYEIDKWIKGNMNV from the exons ATGGGCAAGGAGGGCAGAAATCAAGCGTCTTCTTCTAGCATAGTTGCCTTGATCTTCCTGCTCCAGCCTTTTGCCCTCAGGGGGATTGTGGAGGCGAAACCTCTGCCCGGCACTGATAGTTGCAGAGGTTGTGGAAAACTTAACGTTGTGGTGGTGATGTGTGATTCTTTC GATGGAAGGCTGACATTTTACCCAGGAAATGAGACAGTAATCTTGCCTTTCATAAATCTCATGAAGAGAGATGGCAGTCTCTTTCTTAATGCCTACACCAATTCTCCAATATGTTGTCCTTCCCGTGCGG CTATGTGGAGTGGTCTCTTCAATCACTTAACAGAGTCCTGGAATAACTTCAAGGGCTTAGATCCAAATTACACAACATGGATGAACCTCATGGAAAAGCATGGCtactatacacagaaatatgGCAAAATAGATTATACTTCAGGTCATCACTCTCTAAG TAACCGAGTAGAAGCTTGGACCCGGAATGTTGATTTTTTGCTTCAGCAAGAAGGTAGGCCTGTGGCAAAACTCATAGGTGACAAGAAGTATGTGAGGATCATGAAGAAAGATTGGGAGATCACTGATAAAGCAGCAACTTGGATAAGGGTCAAGACAACTAATTTAACACAACCTTTTGTTCTTTATTTGGGATTAAATTTGCCTCACCCATATCCATCACCCTCTTCAGGAGAAAATCACGGAGCATCCACATTTCTGACCTCTCCATATTGGCTTGAAAGG GTAAAATATAAAGCCATAAGGATTCCAAAATGGTCTCCATTTTCAGAGTTGCACCCAGTAGATTATTATTCTTCTTACACCAAAAATTGCACTGGGAAATTTACACAGAAAGAAATAAGAGATATCCGAGCACATTATTATGCCATGTGTGCAGAGACAGACGCCATGCTTG GTGAAATAATTTCTGCTCTAAATGAAACCGGACTACTCAAAAATACTCTTATAATATTTACTGCTGATCATGGAGAACTTGCTATGGAACATAGACAGTTTTATAAAATGAGCATGTATGAAGCAAGTTCTCATATTCCTCTCCTAATAATGGGGCCAAGCATTAAATCTCAGCACATATCCGGTGTGGTGTCACTTGTGGATATCTATCCTACCTTGCTCg ATGCCGCTCGTATACCAATACCTAAAAACCTCAGTGGATATTCATTGTTGCCTTTGATATtggaaaagacagaaaataacATTCCACCCAGAAAACAACATCCTGGTTGGGTCCTGAGTGAATTTCATGGCTGCAATGTGAATTCTTCTACCTACATGCTGCGAACTGGCAAATGGAAATACATAGCTTATTCAGACGATCATTCAGTATCTCCTCAGTTGTTTG ACCTCTCTGCTGATCCAGATGAACTGACAAATGTAGCAACGAAGTTTCCAAAAATGACCCAATCTTTAAACAGAAAACTTCATTCCATTATTGACTATCCAAAAGTCTCTGCCCTTGTTGAACAATACAACAAGCAGGAGTTTATCAAATGGAAACATAGTGTAGAACAAAATTATTCAGATATCTTAGCTAACCTTAGATGGCATCAGGACTGGAAGAAGCATCCAAAGAAGTATGAATATGAGATTGATAAATGGATTAAAGGGAATATGAATGTATGA